GGCGAGGTGATCCTTCACGGAGAGACCTACGACGAGGCCTACGCGGAGGCACGAAGACGCAGCGAACTGGATGGTCTCTGTTTCATTCATCCTTTTGACGATCCCGAGGTGATTGCTGGTCAGGGAACCGTTGGGATGGAGATCCTGCGCCAAAGCCAACAACCTCCAGACGCGATTTATGTGGCCATTGGTGGTGGCGGGCTGATCGGAGGGGTGGCTGCTTACGTCAAGAGCCTCTGGCCTGATGTTGAAGTGATTGGCGTCGAACCGCATGACGCCGCAGCAATGACTCTTTCTCTGGAGGCCGGAGAAAGAATTCGGCTTCCACAGGTGGGGTTGTTCGCAGATGGAGTTGCTGTTCGAGAGGTGGGTGAACACACCTTTCGACTGGCTCAGAAGTACGTGGATTCCATCGTCACAGTGAGCACCGATGAGATCTGCGCATCAATAAAAGATGTTTTTGAAGACACCCGATCCATTCTGGAACCGGCTGGGGCTCTGGCTGTTGCGGGCCTGAAGGCCGATGTCTCAAGACGGCAACTTCAAAACAAGCAGCTAGTGGCAATTGCTTGCGGCGCCAATATGAATTTCAACCGTCTGCGCTTTGTTGCGGAACGGGCGGAGCTCGGTGAGGAGCGCGAGGCCATGCTCGCCGTGGAGATACCGGAACAGCCCGGCAGCTTGCGCAAACTCTCCGAGCTCCTGCAAAAGCGCAGCCTCACCGAATTCAGTTATCGGATGGGCGCCGGTGATCAGGCCCACATCTTCATGGGTGTGCAGGTCAGGGATGTCCAGGACCGACGAGATCTACTGGCCTCACTGAGCAGCAATGGGTACGAATGCCTGGATCTCAGTGACGACGAACTGGCCAAGGTCCATCTGCGTCACATGGTGGGGGGGCGTTTGCCCCAGAAATCAGACGAGCCAAGTGAGGAGCTGTTGTACCGATTTGAGTTTCCCGAACGACCCGGCGCGCTGATGCGGTTTGTGAATGCGCTTCACTCAAACTGGAGCATCAGCATCTTTCACTATCGAAACCACGGTGCCGATGTGGGTCGGATCGTTGTTGGTGTGCTTGTCAGTCCAGACGATCTCGAGTCATGGCAGGCCGTCCTGAGAGACCTGGGCTATCCGAGCTGGGAAGAGACCTCAAACCCCGCTTACCGGATTTTTCTGGGTCCCTGATGGCGCTCACTGGGATGAGCGTTACCTTGGCTTGTCGGATCAAAGGATGCTGACTTGAACCAGGGAAGCGACCAACCAGGCAGTCAAAGCCCTCAGGACGTTGGGTCCCTGGTGTCACTCCCCGCTCGTCTCGAGGCGATCTTGTACCTCAAAGGTCGGCCTGTGTCTTTGCAGGAGCTGGCCTCCCTCGTCGGTCTGTCCGAATCGGAGACCGAGCAAGGAATGCTGATCCTGATCGCTGGCTACGCCCAGCGCGACACCTCTCTGGAGATCAACCAGAGCAACGGTCGTTACAGCCTGCAGTTGCGTCCTGGTCTGGGTGAACTTGTGCGCGATCTGCTGCCTGTGAATCTCTCAACAGCCACGCTTCGGACTCTGGCCACAGTGGCGCTGAAAAAAAGGATTCTCCAGTCTGATCTGGTTGATCTCAGAGGGTCGGGTGCCTACGACCACATCAAGGAACTGGTGAACCAGAACTTCATCGAACGCAAGCGTCAGAGCGAGGGGCGCTCATACTGGATCACACTCTCCGAGAAGTTTCACAGAACGTTTTCGGTCCTTCCTGACCTGGGAGGTGGCTCCGAACCACCCCAGGCTGCATAGAGTTCTATTAATTCCGCGTTTTCCATGGCCATCGAGCTTGTGTCAACAGTCCTACAGGTGCTCGCCCAGACACTCCAGATTTATTCGTTGGTCTTGATCGTGCGAGTACTACTGAGCTGGTTCCCCAATCTCGACTGGGGTAATCCAGTGCTCAGCACTGTGAGTTCGATAACCGATCCCTATTTGAATGCCTTTCGTGGTTTGATCCCGCCTTTGGGTGGCCTGGATCTTTCGGCGATTCTGGCCTTCATTGCCCTGAGCCTGATGCAGCAGTTGCTGATGTCTGCAAGTTTCGCCTTCGCCGGCGGTTTCGGCATGTACGGCTGACCACAGATCAATGGATGTTCAACGGTGATCACCTTCCCCCTGGAGGGTGCCTCGCTGGGACCGGCTTTTGAGTTTGCTGAGATTGGCTGATGCCACTTGCTCAAGGCTGAGACCGAGTTCTGTGGCCAGTTGCGCCACGTACCAGAGCACATCTCCCAGCTCCAGAGCCACGTCCTCGGTGAAACGCTCATCCACAACGCCTCCACGATCACGGATCAGTTTCTTGACTTTGTCGGCGACCTCACCTGCTTCGCCTGTCAGACCCAAGGTTGGATAGATCAGATTGTTGCCGGCATCGGGATAGCGAGCCGTGTTGCGTGATTCAAGTTGGTAGTCGTTGAAGAGCAAGGAAGGTCAGCGGAGGGTTGAGGGCATGACGGTAGATTCCGCTGGTTTCCGACGGCAAGGATGGCCGAGCTCGATCTGACCCGAAGAACCAAGATCGTTGCCACGATCGGCCCAGCCACCGAGAGTCCCGAACGCATTCGGGAACTGGTTCAAGCAGGCGCGACAACATTTCGACTCAACTTCTCGCACGGAGACCACTCCGAGCACGCCACCCGGATCGCCACCATCCGCCAGGTGGCCCATGAGCTCGGTGTTCACATCGGAATCCTGCAGGATCTTCAGGGACCGAAGATTCGACTGGGTCGCTTCGAGGAAGGGCCGATCACTCTGGGAAAGGGCGATCACTTCGCACTCACCTCTAAACAGGTTCGTTGCAATCAGACCGTTGCCACGGTCACCTACGACAGGCTTGCGGAGGAGGTCACAGCAGGGAGTCGCATCCTTCTCGACGACGGCAGGGTCGAGATGAAAGTGGACCGCGTGGATGAGGTTGACCAGACCCTTCACTGTGTTGTGAGCGTTGGCGGCGTGCTGTCCAACAACAAGGGAGTCAATTTCCCTGATGTTCAGCTGTCGGTGAGAGCACTCACCACCAAGGACCGACAGGATCTGGCATTCGGCCTGCAGCAGGGAGTGGACTGGGTCGCGTTGAGTTTCGTCCGTAATCCCTCGGACATGCAGGAAATTCGCGAGCTGATCAGGAAGCACGGCTTCTCGACCCCGGTGGTCGCCAAGATCGAAAAATTTGAAGCGATTGATCAGATCGACGCCATCCTCCCTCTGTGTGACGGCGTGATGGTGGCCCGTGGTGATCTCGGCGTTGAAATGCCTGCTGAAGAGGTTCCTCTGCTGCAGAAGGATCTGATCCACAAGGCCAACAGCCTCGGAATACCGATCATCACAGCTACCCAGATGCTGGATTCGATGGCCTCAAGTCCCCGTC
Above is a window of Synechococcus sp. BIOS-E4-1 DNA encoding:
- the ilvA gene encoding threonine ammonia-lyase, biosynthetic yields the protein MDDYLQRILRARVYDVARESPLESATNLSRRLNNHVWLKREDLQPVFSFKLRGAYNRMAQLSDDERSRGVIASSAGNHAQGVALSAAHLQCRAVIVMPITTPSVKVEAVRQLGGEVILHGETYDEAYAEARRRSELDGLCFIHPFDDPEVIAGQGTVGMEILRQSQQPPDAIYVAIGGGGLIGGVAAYVKSLWPDVEVIGVEPHDAAAMTLSLEAGERIRLPQVGLFADGVAVREVGEHTFRLAQKYVDSIVTVSTDEICASIKDVFEDTRSILEPAGALAVAGLKADVSRRQLQNKQLVAIACGANMNFNRLRFVAERAELGEEREAMLAVEIPEQPGSLRKLSELLQKRSLTEFSYRMGAGDQAHIFMGVQVRDVQDRRDLLASLSSNGYECLDLSDDELAKVHLRHMVGGRLPQKSDEPSEELLYRFEFPERPGALMRFVNALHSNWSISIFHYRNHGADVGRIVVGVLVSPDDLESWQAVLRDLGYPSWEETSNPAYRIFLGP
- the scpB gene encoding SMC-Scp complex subunit ScpB: MSLPARLEAILYLKGRPVSLQELASLVGLSESETEQGMLILIAGYAQRDTSLEINQSNGRYSLQLRPGLGELVRDLLPVNLSTATLRTLATVALKKRILQSDLVDLRGSGAYDHIKELVNQNFIERKRQSEGRSYWITLSEKFHRTFSVLPDLGGGSEPPQAA
- a CDS encoding YggT family protein, with translation MAIELVSTVLQVLAQTLQIYSLVLIVRVLLSWFPNLDWGNPVLSTVSSITDPYLNAFRGLIPPLGGLDLSAILAFIALSLMQQLLMSASFAFAGGFGMYG
- a CDS encoding nucleoside triphosphate pyrophosphohydrolase family protein: MLFNDYQLESRNTARYPDAGNNLIYPTLGLTGEAGEVADKVKKLIRDRGGVVDERFTEDVALELGDVLWYVAQLATELGLSLEQVASANLSKLKSRSQRGTLQGEGDHR